The following are from one region of the Zonotrichia leucophrys gambelii isolate GWCS_2022_RI chromosome 1A, RI_Zleu_2.0, whole genome shotgun sequence genome:
- the LOC135456642 gene encoding inositol 1,4,5-trisphosphate receptor-interacting protein-like 1, protein MEVRAKLQEEEKIRLQREVEQLVLLKQGVLAWGDLLSSARQHWQVWALAGLLLLLLALWYMWRKGSLRREEQGEGHDGVNEEEVENVDAHEEDFANEDEGDNEMEVEEDDGDGGRAEDVDNAAANEAGNEAGFAVNVMDVGNQVQESRDRADNFGRVLMERIQWPVQDLQGGCMWTRTLMKHFAIYFRRVLSNSFYPVLHGAIGVGSAFEGWSPREQDVVYQVLVPMTPPRGHSFHLELGTAQQRRLRNFHIRVQQECTCTSEQQGENMLCFLHHPEEELRRHQDPSLLHTLCTGSYLDVEKTARWFYQLVRAIWPALPESHRWHLVLLPSRRSCQFKVTNGRESYRIEMLFGVRQGNSDVFVSSQPRQAHTSSTIWPESYAVAERKFFMYIARWAPPDSLHLKCLQFFTRLQLGLGFSTYTIKTIVMHLLNILPASVWRRRHFVSRLMDISESLRTSVETRRLNHFIVGNQRLPQGIRLPPEVLMARSCNLFHDLVMNPVAHSQAMNQYMDLQRWFKRILRNER, encoded by the coding sequence ATGGAGGTGCGTGCCAAGCtccaggaagaggagaagatTCGTCTGCAGCGCGAGGTGGAGCAGCTGGTCCTGCTGAAGCAGGGTGTCTTGGCCTGGGGAGacctgctctcctctgcccGGCAGCACTGGCAGGTCTGGGCTcttgctgggctcctgctccttctcttgGCACTGTGGTATATGTGGAGGAAAGGGAGcctgaggagagaggagcaAGGAGAAGGACATGATGGTGTAAATGAAGAGGAGGTTGAAAATGTGGATGCACATGAAGAAGACTTTGCAAATGAAGATGAAGGAGACAATGAAATGGAGGTGGAGGAAGATGACGGTGATGGTGGCCGTGCAGAGGATGTCGACAATGCTGCTGCGAATGAAGCTGGCAATGAGGCTGGCTTCGCAGTGAACGTCATGGACGTCGGAAATCAAGTGCAAGAATCCCGTGATCGTGCCGACAATTTTGGAAGAGTCTTAATGGAGCGCATACAGTGGCCTGTGCAGGACCTGCAGGGAGGATGCATGTGGACAAGAACCCTGATGAAGcattttgcaatttattttcGACGGGTCTTGTCCAACAGTTTCTATCCGGTGCTGCACGGAGCCATTGGGGTGGGCAGTGCCTTCGAAGGTTGGAGTCCCCGTGAGCAGGATGTTGTCTACCAGGTGCTCGTACCCATGACACCTCCCCGAGGGCACAGCTTCCACCtagagctgggcactgcacagCAGAGGCGCTTGAGGAACTTCCACATCCGCGTGCAGCAGGAGTGCACCTGCACGAGTGAGCAGCAGGGTGAGAACATGCTGTGCTTCCTGCACCAccctgaggaggagctgaggaggcATCAGGATCCCAGCCTCCTTCATACCCTGTGCACAGGCTCCTACCTGGACGTGGAGAAAACTGCCCGCTGGTTCTACCAGCTGGTGAGAGCAATCTGGCCAGCTTTGCCTGAGTCACACCGTTGGCATTTagtgctgctgccctccagACGCTCCTGCCAGTTCAAGGTGACCAATGGCAGAGAAAGCTACCGGATCGAGATGCTCTTTGGGGTGCGGCAAGGCAACTCAGACGTCTTTGTGAGCAGCCAGCCTAGGCAAGCCCACACCTCCAGCACAATCTGGCCAGAGAGCTACGCTGTGGCCGAGAGGAAGTTCTTCATGTACATTGCCAGGTGGGCTCCCCCTGACAGCTTGCACCTGAAATGCCTGCAGTTCTTCACTCGTCTTCAGCTGGGCTTAGGCTTTTCCACCTACACCATCAAGACCATTGTCATGCACCTCCTGAACATCTTGCCCGCGTCAGTGTGGCGCAGGAGACATTTTGTGAGTCGGCTGATGGATATCAGCGAGAGCCTGCGCACGTCTGTGGAAACGAGACGCCTCAATCACTTCATTGTGGGCAACCAGAGGCTTCCTCAGGGCATCCGCTTGCCCCCAGAGGTCCTAATGGCCAGGTCATGCAATCTCTTCCATGACCTGGTGATGAATCCCGTTGCCCACTCTCAGGCAATGAACCAGTACATGGATCTGCAGCGTTGGTTCAAACGGATCCTTAGAAATGAACGGTGA